From the genome of Hydrogenophaga sp. PBL-H3, one region includes:
- a CDS encoding DEAD/DEAH box helicase — protein MRARKIKKPAPHQREALSAITNAMRSASRASVVMACGTGKTLVEMWASQAMDKTRTIVFVPTINLLQQVFHEWRDQNKGAGDFRALCVCSDSSVGTEPEGEGGSGETDEVVLGAGDIDFPTCTAPAVVNAFLNDAKKDPHARAVIFCTYHSAHIVGQAMAMRRKGDRSIGLGIFDEAHKTACAVGKPFGYALSDDNLHIDKRLFFTATPRVAVAKTVRKKQGNAPFYDMADTACYGEQIYRLSFAEAAARGLIVPYKIVISVIDDASITSDHISRYVVKSKDGFVDASVVAKQVALRRAMEKYGLKKAITFHRTIASAQTFAHTTDSAKDDGVRLIDGLHVFGEQGNAEREAVMRKFKTSDRGVISNARCLTEGVDVPSVDLVAFMDPRKSKIDIVQAAGRAMRLAGPQKTCGYILLPLHLNLHDGESAEQALLRSDFSVVADVLGALAENDEAFKDIIRAAAGGSGCGLSSVVSVDFDASMAFDRKVFDQHKFIKAIETRLMNETLSSFDWLVSKLKAFRDEKGHCRVPNQYKTASGYPLGSRCTAEKTAAKHANYSEVRRKVLSDLGLDLDVKPTRRAAETILTMIREFKAEHGHCEVPIKHLLPNGYPLGDRCVKERNRAQKEGYPTSKKHALEALGFRFVTRKRDEKGEELFKRLEAYRKQTGSCKVPIKYVCDDGFTLGTRLTREKQLARLDGYPMDRRIALEKLGVKVAAAGRKFPRAELIPNLERFVEQHGHCDVPRNYETPDGFPLWAKCEAERILAKKPGYEEEQKAKLSALGFHPDRYAVDERLEAFVSMVEQFKEEHGHAKIPTQFVTSLGVPLGSRAVKVRLRAALPGFPEKVRKRLAELGFRFDSARKSSTGRSNENAVEYGAFATSKGGFSKHKLNDAHLDRMPVRPHRGATPIRPWA, from the coding sequence ATGCGTGCCCGGAAAATCAAAAAACCAGCCCCCCACCAGCGCGAAGCATTGAGTGCCATCACCAACGCCATGAGATCTGCCAGCCGGGCGAGTGTCGTTATGGCCTGCGGCACCGGCAAGACGCTCGTAGAAATGTGGGCGTCCCAGGCGATGGACAAAACACGCACCATCGTATTCGTGCCCACCATCAACCTGCTGCAACAGGTATTCCATGAATGGCGGGATCAGAACAAGGGCGCGGGCGACTTCCGCGCGCTGTGCGTGTGCTCCGACAGCAGCGTAGGCACGGAACCAGAAGGGGAGGGGGGTTCCGGAGAAACCGATGAGGTAGTACTCGGCGCAGGAGATATCGATTTCCCAACGTGCACCGCCCCCGCGGTAGTGAACGCGTTCCTGAACGATGCCAAAAAGGATCCTCACGCCCGGGCGGTGATCTTCTGCACCTACCACTCAGCGCACATAGTCGGACAGGCTATGGCAATGCGGCGCAAAGGGGACCGCAGTATCGGTCTGGGGATTTTCGATGAGGCGCACAAAACGGCGTGCGCGGTGGGCAAGCCGTTTGGGTATGCGCTATCGGATGACAACCTGCACATCGACAAACGCCTGTTCTTTACCGCCACCCCCAGAGTTGCGGTAGCAAAAACGGTCCGCAAGAAGCAGGGGAATGCTCCGTTCTACGACATGGCGGATACCGCTTGCTACGGCGAGCAAATCTACAGGCTGTCGTTTGCTGAAGCTGCTGCCAGGGGGCTCATCGTCCCGTACAAAATCGTGATCTCGGTGATCGACGACGCGTCCATCACGAGCGACCATATCTCGCGATACGTGGTCAAGTCCAAGGACGGCTTTGTCGATGCATCGGTAGTGGCCAAACAAGTTGCATTGCGTCGAGCCATGGAGAAATATGGGCTGAAGAAGGCCATCACGTTCCACCGGACCATAGCATCTGCGCAGACCTTCGCACACACAACTGATTCGGCCAAAGACGACGGTGTTCGCCTCATAGATGGGCTCCATGTCTTTGGAGAACAAGGCAATGCCGAGCGTGAGGCAGTGATGCGGAAGTTCAAAACCAGCGACCGTGGGGTCATCAGCAACGCTCGTTGCCTGACCGAAGGAGTGGATGTCCCGTCAGTGGATCTGGTGGCCTTCATGGATCCCCGCAAGAGCAAGATCGACATCGTGCAGGCGGCAGGGCGTGCGATGCGCCTTGCGGGGCCCCAGAAGACGTGCGGCTACATCTTGCTGCCCCTTCACCTGAACCTCCACGACGGCGAGTCGGCCGAACAGGCGCTTCTCCGCAGCGACTTTTCTGTTGTTGCTGATGTGCTGGGCGCATTGGCTGAAAACGACGAAGCGTTCAAAGACATCATCCGCGCAGCTGCAGGGGGCTCAGGTTGCGGACTTTCTTCTGTGGTCTCTGTCGATTTTGACGCCTCCATGGCGTTCGATCGGAAGGTGTTCGACCAGCACAAATTCATCAAAGCAATCGAGACACGGCTGATGAACGAGACACTGAGTTCGTTTGACTGGCTAGTTTCGAAGCTCAAGGCCTTCCGAGATGAAAAGGGCCACTGCAGGGTGCCAAACCAATACAAGACTGCATCGGGCTATCCGCTGGGCAGTCGGTGTACCGCGGAGAAGACGGCGGCCAAACATGCCAACTATTCAGAGGTCAGACGAAAAGTCTTGAGCGATCTGGGGTTGGATCTGGACGTGAAGCCGACCCGAAGAGCAGCTGAGACCATACTCACCATGATCCGTGAATTCAAGGCAGAACATGGGCATTGCGAAGTGCCGATTAAGCACCTGTTGCCCAATGGGTATCCGCTGGGAGACCGATGCGTGAAGGAGCGCAACAGGGCTCAGAAGGAGGGATACCCAACCAGCAAAAAGCACGCACTGGAGGCCTTGGGGTTTCGGTTTGTGACCCGAAAGAGAGACGAAAAGGGCGAGGAGTTGTTCAAGCGGCTTGAGGCCTACAGAAAGCAGACTGGTAGCTGCAAAGTCCCGATCAAATATGTTTGCGACGACGGCTTTACTCTGGGCACAAGGTTGACACGTGAGAAGCAACTTGCAAGGCTCGACGGCTACCCGATGGACCGCCGCATAGCACTTGAAAAGTTGGGTGTGAAAGTCGCCGCTGCAGGAAGAAAGTTCCCACGAGCCGAGTTGATCCCAAACCTAGAGCGATTTGTCGAGCAACATGGCCACTGTGACGTGCCGCGCAACTACGAGACTCCGGATGGCTTTCCCTTGTGGGCCAAGTGCGAGGCAGAGCGCATTTTGGCGAAGAAACCTGGATACGAAGAAGAGCAGAAAGCCAAGCTCTCAGCGCTCGGCTTTCACCCAGACAGATACGCTGTGGATGAGAGATTGGAAGCGTTTGTCAGCATGGTCGAGCAGTTCAAAGAAGAGCACGGACACGCCAAGATACCAACGCAATTTGTGACCTCATTGGGCGTCCCGCTGGGTAGTCGAGCCGTCAAGGTTCGTTTGCGAGCGGCCCTTCCAGGCTTCCCCGAGAAAGTGCGTAAGCGCCTCGCTGAACTGGGATTCAGGTTCGATTCTGCACGCAAATCCTCGACTGGGCGATCCAATGAAAACGCGGTTGAATATGGCGCATTTGCGACATCCAAAGGCGGCTTTTCCAAGCACAAGCTAAATGATGCCCATCTCGACAGAATGCCAGTTCGCCCGCATAGGGGCGCAACTCCAATACGGCCATGGGCCTGA
- a CDS encoding helix-turn-helix domain-containing protein: MVELGEQIRAQRLRLNLTLEDVAKNAGLSINVVRRLESGEGSTLASFVTVLRVLHRDEWLTTLQPAVTIDPLSMLKKHAPRQRAYKPRKPQLD, from the coding sequence ATGGTCGAACTGGGGGAGCAGATCCGCGCCCAGAGATTGCGTTTGAACCTCACGCTTGAGGACGTGGCCAAGAACGCTGGACTGTCCATCAACGTGGTGCGCAGGCTGGAAAGCGGCGAAGGCTCAACCCTTGCCTCGTTCGTGACGGTGTTGCGTGTTCTGCACCGCGATGAGTGGCTCACCACGTTGCAGCCCGCCGTGACGATTGACCCGCTGAGCATGCTGAAGAAGCACGCGCCGCGCCAGCGCGCTTACAAGCCCCGCAAACCACAACTCGACTGA